A genomic window from Bacteroidota bacterium includes:
- a CDS encoding Ppx/GppA phosphatase family protein yields the protein MRIATIDIGTNTVLLLIAEIDDGQIQTLAYEQRTPRIGKNIDADGFIGKPAFGRVIDVFREYQKIIEIHKPEKIIAFGTSVLREAANKDEFVITLKAETGIEVEILEGKEEAYWSYRGAVSGISDEGKIVVLDIGGGSTEISEGTLKEVTCANSITVGAVRVSERFFRNNPPIQAEIQLATEFVNNALTKLGKFDFTNARLIGVAGTPTTLASIDQDLKDFNVNKISGYKLSFETINNIFKRLCSMRTEEIRELSNATEGRADIITAGTLILLEFMKFGKFNELIVSERGVRYGIALREWEKGK from the coding sequence ATGAGAATCGCAACTATCGATATCGGAACAAATACTGTATTGCTTTTAATAGCAGAAATTGATGACGGTCAAATTCAAACGCTTGCATACGAACAGCGAACTCCGCGAATCGGCAAGAACATTGATGCCGATGGATTTATTGGAAAACCTGCCTTCGGTCGTGTAATTGATGTTTTCCGTGAATATCAAAAGATAATTGAAATTCATAAACCCGAAAAAATTATAGCCTTCGGAACAAGCGTGCTTCGTGAAGCGGCAAACAAGGATGAGTTTGTAATAACGCTAAAAGCTGAAACCGGTATAGAAGTAGAAATTTTAGAAGGAAAAGAAGAAGCTTATTGGAGTTATCGTGGAGCCGTCAGCGGAATTAGCGATGAAGGAAAAATTGTTGTATTAGATATTGGTGGCGGCAGCACCGAAATTTCGGAAGGAACATTGAAAGAAGTTACCTGCGCTAACTCGATTACTGTTGGAGCTGTTAGAGTATCGGAACGTTTTTTTAGAAACAACCCCCCCATTCAAGCTGAAATTCAATTAGCAACCGAATTTGTGAATAACGCACTCACTAAATTAGGTAAGTTCGATTTTACTAATGCAAGATTGATTGGAGTTGCTGGCACCCCGACAACTTTGGCTTCTATCGATCAGGACTTAAAAGATTTTAATGTTAATAAAATTAGCGGATACAAACTTTCGTTTGAAACTATTAACAACATTTTTAAGCGATTATGCTCGATGCGGACAGAAGAAATCCGTGAATTATCCAATGCAACTGAAGGACGGGCTGATATCATAACAGCCGGCACTTTGATACTATTAGAGTTTATGAAATTCGGAAAGTTCAACGAATTGATTGTAAGCGAACGGGGTGTTCGATACGGAATTGCTTTAAGAGAATGGGAAAAGGGGAAGTAG
- the prmA gene encoding 50S ribosomal protein L11 methyltransferase, with product MKTYLEISISASKPQQELLLPTMVELGCHGFGETDTELLCYIDKSLWSEEKFELLKTEIKNLIRTLSSNSDIKIKEIQEENWNDVWEKSIQPIEVGNKITIKPSWANYENTSGRIVIQIDPKMSFGTGYHETTRLTLRLLEKYIKKNDVVLDVGTGTGILAIAAIKLGGSRALGIDNDEWSIDNAKENVAANNLADKIEISDSALASLPETKYDLITANIMFNTILEMLPDIVKRIKSERVILFSGLLLIDDKPFLSGIEKFNLKIIEKLTEGEWLAFALQKS from the coding sequence ATGAAAACTTATCTTGAAATATCAATAAGTGCGAGCAAACCACAACAAGAATTACTGCTGCCAACAATGGTCGAACTTGGCTGCCACGGCTTCGGAGAAACTGATACAGAACTTCTCTGCTACATAGATAAATCACTATGGAGTGAAGAGAAGTTTGAGTTACTCAAAACCGAAATCAAAAATTTAATTCGCACGCTGTCGTCTAATTCGGATATAAAAATAAAAGAAATTCAAGAAGAGAATTGGAACGATGTTTGGGAAAAATCTATACAGCCGATTGAGGTTGGAAATAAAATAACCATCAAACCCTCGTGGGCAAATTATGAAAATACTTCGGGAAGAATTGTTATTCAAATTGATCCGAAAATGTCGTTCGGGACTGGCTACCACGAGACTACGCGATTGACTCTTCGACTTCTTGAAAAATATATTAAAAAAAACGATGTAGTATTAGATGTTGGAACAGGAACCGGAATTTTAGCGATTGCCGCTATCAAATTAGGAGGCAGCCGTGCCCTTGGTATTGACAACGACGAGTGGTCGATTGATAACGCAAAAGAAAATGTAGCAGCTAACAATTTAGCGGACAAAATCGAGATATCAGATTCAGCTTTAGCTTCCCTACCTGAAACTAAATACGATCTGATAACTGCAAATATAATGTTTAATACGATTTTAGAAATGCTTCCCGACATTGTTAAACGTATTAAATCCGAGCGTGTGATTTTGTTCTCAGGTTTATTACTTATAGATGACAAACCTTTTTTATCGGGGATTGAAAAATTTAATCTAAAAATTATAGAAAAATTAACCGAAGGCGAATGGTTGGCTTTCGCCCTACAAAAATCATAA
- a CDS encoding M28 family peptidase: MRLWLFILIALLIGCTENKPEKPEQVAEKQNISVPSFDADNAFRYLEAQVSFGPRVPNTNAHKQCLDYLNIELQKYADEVKLQNFNDVAYGKNLSLTNVIASFNKTSEKRILLAAHWDTHPWADQDLDPKNHDKPIDGANDGASGVAVLIEVARILKNNPPPIGVDIILFDGEDYAKPTDVPAYLRGSKYFAKNKPANYNPMFGILLDMIGDAQLEIPKEGYSLRYAPDIIKLVWSIAKDLNLPEFVDEPGLEIIDDHLPLNEVGIKTINLIDFNYPDDSNRYWHTMEDTPDKCSPQSLEVVGKVLLNVIYRNY, from the coding sequence ATGAGGTTATGGCTTTTCATATTAATTGCACTTTTGATTGGATGTACTGAAAATAAACCGGAAAAACCTGAACAGGTTGCAGAAAAACAGAATATTTCAGTCCCATCATTCGATGCTGATAATGCGTTTCGTTATTTAGAAGCACAGGTGAGTTTTGGGCCTCGTGTTCCAAATACGAATGCACATAAGCAATGTCTCGACTACTTGAATATCGAGTTGCAAAAGTACGCTGACGAAGTGAAGCTCCAAAACTTTAACGACGTCGCTTATGGGAAAAATCTATCGTTGACTAATGTTATTGCTTCCTTCAATAAAACTTCTGAAAAAAGAATTCTACTCGCGGCACATTGGGATACACATCCGTGGGCTGACCAAGACCTCGACCCGAAGAATCACGACAAACCAATAGATGGTGCCAACGACGGGGCGAGCGGTGTAGCCGTTTTAATTGAAGTTGCAAGAATTTTAAAAAATAATCCACCTCCGATTGGTGTTGATATAATTTTATTCGACGGCGAAGATTATGCAAAACCTACCGATGTTCCCGCATATTTGAGAGGATCAAAATATTTTGCAAAGAATAAACCTGCAAATTACAATCCGATGTTCGGAATTTTGTTGGATATGATTGGAGATGCACAACTCGAAATCCCAAAGGAAGGCTACTCGCTCCGTTACGCACCCGATATAATAAAACTTGTTTGGTCAATCGCTAAAGATTTGAACTTGCCTGAATTCGTTGATGAACCCGGTCTCGAAATAATTGACGACCACCTGCCGCTAAATGAAGTCGGTATTAAAACAATTAACTTAATTGACTTCAACTACCCGGACGATTCCAACCGGTACTGGCACACGATGGAAGACACCCCCGACAAATGCTCGCCTCAAAGTCTTGAGGTTGTTGGCAAAGTTCTGTTGAATGTAATTTACCGGAATTATTAA
- the dacB gene encoding D-alanyl-D-alanine carboxypeptidase/D-alanyl-D-alanine-endopeptidase produces MRIHQIFITSVLLFTSLLGCSISKPVTEQLTGESISIVSNETRTSIIDSLLNNKLLDAAFVGIKVVNLTKNETIYEKNPNKLFRPASNMKLITTGAAIELMSADFYFKTELITDGEIVDSILNGNLYLKGYGDPLLQTGDLDSLLNYLFTKKIKRIKGNLIGDVSFFDDNYWGKGWMWDDEPEPFAAFITPLTINGNSVKIFVTPGAKIGETVKVTIEPETEYVHIINSAITSAINDTAIEKLSVIRNRKERNNIITVSGYIPLDSKGKEFAVSVWKPELFTLQLLRKKLEQSNIKIEGTVLIDTISRGKPVAAIDRPIDSVLSEINKNSNNMASENLLKTLSAEILKTRGNSEASISLVNKFLSSIEIDTNKIVIADGSGVSRYNLLSSNAVVKLLSYYHRNQKYNRFYSTLSIAGVDGTLKNRFQTGNVKNNFRGKTGTHSDALSLSGYLRNSNNDTLAFSIFFNNVLPDFYTKLKDYRDIQDAIVEVLAK; encoded by the coding sequence ATGAGAATACATCAAATTTTTATTACTTCAGTTTTGTTATTCACTTCTCTTTTGGGTTGTTCGATTTCAAAACCTGTTACCGAACAACTGACCGGAGAATCAATATCTATAGTTTCAAATGAAACCAGGACATCGATAATTGATTCACTTCTGAATAACAAACTTTTAGATGCTGCTTTTGTTGGAATCAAAGTAGTTAATCTCACAAAAAATGAAACGATCTACGAAAAGAATCCGAACAAGCTTTTCCGTCCTGCATCGAATATGAAATTAATCACAACAGGTGCGGCAATTGAATTGATGTCGGCAGATTTTTATTTCAAAACCGAACTGATTACCGACGGCGAAATTGTTGATTCAATTCTAAATGGCAATTTATACCTAAAGGGCTATGGCGACCCACTGCTTCAAACCGGAGATTTGGATTCTCTATTAAATTATTTATTCACCAAAAAAATTAAAAGAATTAAAGGCAATTTGATTGGAGATGTTTCTTTTTTCGACGATAATTATTGGGGGAAGGGTTGGATGTGGGACGACGAGCCGGAACCATTCGCAGCTTTCATAACTCCACTAACTATTAATGGAAATTCAGTAAAAATATTCGTTACACCGGGGGCGAAGATTGGAGAAACAGTAAAGGTAACAATCGAACCAGAAACCGAGTATGTTCATATCATCAACTCCGCAATTACATCCGCGATAAATGATACCGCAATTGAAAAATTATCGGTTATTCGTAACCGGAAAGAACGCAATAATATAATCACTGTTTCGGGATACATTCCACTCGACAGCAAAGGAAAAGAATTTGCCGTGAGTGTTTGGAAGCCGGAACTTTTTACGCTTCAACTTTTGAGAAAAAAACTTGAACAATCAAATATCAAAATTGAAGGAACGGTTTTGATTGATACAATCAGCAGAGGTAAACCTGTTGCAGCTATTGACCGTCCAATCGACTCAGTTTTGTCTGAGATTAATAAGAACAGTAACAATATGGCTTCCGAGAACTTATTAAAAACTTTGTCGGCTGAAATTTTAAAAACCCGTGGCAACTCTGAAGCAAGTATTTCTTTGGTTAATAAATTTCTATCTTCAATCGAAATTGATACAAACAAAATCGTTATTGCCGACGGTTCCGGTGTTTCGCGTTACAATCTGTTGTCGTCAAATGCGGTTGTAAAACTTCTTTCCTACTATCATCGAAACCAAAAATATAATCGGTTTTATTCCACTTTATCTATTGCGGGTGTTGATGGAACCTTGAAAAACAGGTTTCAAACCGGAAATGTCAAAAATAATTTTCGAGGTAAAACCGGAACACATTCCGATGCACTGTCGCTCTCCGGTTATTTACGTAATTCAAATAATGACACGTTAGCATTTTCAATCTTCTTTAACAATGTATTACCGGATTTTTATACCAAGCTAAAAGATTACAGGGATATTCAGGATGCCATAGTGGAAGTATTAGCAAAATAA
- the trxB gene encoding thioredoxin-disulfide reductase, which produces MNREHYDVIVIGAGPAGLTAGIYLSRGKVKTLIINEGAVGGQTVLTHEVANYPGIDTISGYQLARQMKSQALKYGATIKSNVRITNLSLSEDVKSVEVSGKDLYTSDAIILATGGKSRTLNVPGEEEFKGRGISYCATCDGDFFQDKEIIVVGGGNSALEEAVSLTKYAKHVTVVHQFDHFQASPHAVEEARNNDKISFIMESKINEFIGTEKLEKIKIEHQVTGEIIEMHVDGVFILIGYEPNTKSIKGLIELNERNEIVTNEFMETNIPGVFAAGDSRAKRYRQITTAVSDGTIAALRAIEYVHELHTQVPA; this is translated from the coding sequence ATGAACAGAGAACACTACGACGTAATTGTTATCGGAGCCGGACCAGCCGGATTAACTGCAGGAATATATTTATCACGCGGAAAAGTAAAAACATTAATCATAAACGAAGGTGCGGTTGGCGGGCAAACCGTTCTTACGCACGAAGTTGCAAATTATCCGGGCATTGATACAATCAGCGGATATCAGCTCGCACGGCAAATGAAAAGTCAGGCACTAAAATACGGTGCAACAATCAAATCGAATGTGCGAATAACAAATCTTTCACTGAGTGAAGATGTAAAATCGGTTGAAGTAAGCGGAAAAGATTTATACACATCCGATGCAATCATTCTTGCAACCGGCGGGAAGTCGCGCACATTAAACGTTCCCGGTGAAGAAGAATTTAAAGGGCGTGGAATTTCGTACTGCGCCACGTGCGACGGCGATTTTTTCCAAGACAAAGAAATCATAGTCGTCGGAGGCGGCAACTCGGCTCTCGAAGAAGCTGTATCGCTGACGAAATATGCTAAACACGTTACAGTTGTACATCAGTTCGATCATTTCCAGGCATCTCCTCACGCAGTTGAAGAAGCCCGTAACAACGACAAAATCAGTTTCATTATGGAATCGAAAATCAATGAGTTCATCGGTACTGAAAAACTGGAAAAAATAAAAATTGAACATCAGGTAACCGGTGAAATTATCGAAATGCACGTCGATGGTGTGTTCATACTAATCGGATACGAACCAAATACAAAAAGTATTAAAGGTTTGATTGAATTGAACGAACGGAATGAAATCGTAACAAATGAGTTTATGGAGACGAACATACCTGGTGTGTTCGCCGCCGGCGATTCACGCGCCAAACGTTATCGTCAAATAACTACCGCCGTGTCAGACGGAACTATTGCAGCACTCCGCGCAATTGAGTATGTTCACGAACTCCACACGCAAGTCCCCGCATAA
- a CDS encoding thioredoxin, giving the protein MLQTNLTHITSEDEFKNILTENENIMICCGRMGPMCIPVYEAMEELEPNYTHVKFSDMPFDHPVSKVIRTLPETKNFNGLPFTVYFKEGKVAKATSSIQTIDQISTILEQHFTK; this is encoded by the coding sequence ATGCTTCAAACAAATCTTACTCATATTACATCTGAAGATGAGTTTAAAAATATATTAACTGAAAACGAAAACATAATGATTTGCTGCGGTCGAATGGGACCGATGTGTATTCCCGTTTACGAGGCGATGGAAGAGCTTGAGCCAAATTATACTCACGTAAAATTTTCGGATATGCCATTCGATCACCCCGTCTCAAAAGTTATACGTACGCTCCCTGAAACGAAAAACTTCAACGGCTTACCTTTCACGGTTTATTTCAAAGAAGGTAAAGTTGCCAAAGCGACAAGCAGCATCCAAACAATAGATCAGATAAGTACAATCCTCGAACAACACTTTACCAAATGA